A genome region from Alistipes dispar includes the following:
- the nifJ gene encoding pyruvate:ferredoxin (flavodoxin) oxidoreductase has product MAEKKFITCDGNYAAAHVAYMFSEVAAIYPITPSSTMAELVDEWAAQGRRNIFGETVKVVEMQSEAGAAGAVHGSLQSGALTSTFTASQGLLLMIPNMYKISGELLPGVFHVSARALAAQSLSIFGDHQDVMATRQTGFAMLATSSVQEVMDLAGVAHLVALKARVPFLHFFDGFRTSHEIQKIELIDEASLTALLDRDALKAFRARALNPEHPVTRGTAQNPDIYFQTREAANKFYDAVPDMVADTMREISKITGRDYKPFVYYGHPEAEHIVVAMGSVTETVKETIDYLSKQGRKVGLVTVHLYRPFSEKYFFDVLPASVKRVCVLDRTKEPGAEGEPLYLDVKSMFYGKKLQPMIVGGRYGLSSKDTTPAQILAVFENLAAEAPKEHFTVGITDDVTNLSLPVGEEISLAKPGTFEALFFGLGADGTVGANKNSIKIIGGSTNKYCQAYFSYDSKKSGGYTSSHLRFGDLPITSPYLVTTPDFVACHVPSYVDKYDVLKGLKPGGSFLLNSVHDPETTCATLPDHMKAYLAKNRINFYVINATKIAAELGLGSRTNTIMQSAFFKIANVIPFEKAVEEMKHAILKSYGKKGEDIVNMNYAAVDAGGSAVVKVEVPAEWAAIEDKGFEHVSNASYPEFVRRIVEPINGLKGDRLPVSAFDGREDGTWDNGTAAYEKRGIAVNVPEWQIANCIQCNQCAYVCPHAVIRPFLATEEEAAASGVEWKQGLGETKEYKFRIQISPLDCTGCGNCVDVCPAKQKALVMRPLEEQLPQQKNWDYITGNIGYKQVVDKTKSVKNLQFAQPLFEFSGACAGCGETPYIKAITQLFGDKMMVANATGCTSIYSGSAPSTPYCTNEKGQGPAWANSLFEDNAEFGLGMHIGIEKLRDRIQETMEAAIASCDKCSEELKGVMREWIGNRGSSARSAEVTARLLPMLEACGCDYCRKILEHKDWLVKKSQWIIGGDGWGYDIGYGGVDHVLASGQDVNILVIDTEVYSNTGGQSSKATPVGAVAKFASSGKRIRKKDLGAMAMTYGYVYVAQVSIGASQQQLFNVLKEAEAYPGPSLVIAYAPCINHGIKGGMTRTQTVGKEAVACGYWHLWHYNPQLEEEGKNPFVLDSKEPDWTKFREFLMKEVRYTSLQKSFPAEADELFAAAEENAKWRYNGYVRRAKMEY; this is encoded by the coding sequence ATGGCAGAAAAGAAATTCATCACGTGTGATGGAAACTACGCTGCGGCTCATGTGGCTTACATGTTCTCGGAGGTTGCGGCGATCTATCCCATCACGCCGTCATCGACGATGGCCGAACTCGTGGACGAGTGGGCCGCGCAGGGGCGCAGGAATATCTTCGGCGAGACCGTGAAGGTCGTCGAGATGCAGTCGGAGGCGGGCGCCGCGGGCGCCGTGCACGGTTCGCTGCAGAGCGGCGCCCTGACCTCGACGTTCACCGCGTCGCAGGGTCTGCTGCTGATGATCCCCAATATGTACAAGATTTCGGGCGAGCTGCTGCCGGGCGTCTTCCACGTTTCGGCCCGCGCGCTGGCCGCGCAGTCGCTGTCGATCTTCGGCGACCATCAGGACGTGATGGCCACCCGGCAGACGGGCTTCGCCATGCTGGCCACCTCGTCCGTGCAGGAGGTGATGGACCTGGCGGGCGTCGCGCACCTCGTGGCGCTGAAGGCCCGCGTGCCTTTCCTGCACTTCTTCGACGGATTCCGCACCTCGCACGAGATTCAGAAGATCGAGCTGATCGACGAGGCGTCGCTCACGGCGCTGCTCGACCGCGATGCGCTGAAGGCCTTCCGTGCCCGGGCGCTCAACCCCGAGCACCCCGTCACGCGCGGTACGGCGCAGAACCCCGACATCTATTTCCAGACGCGCGAGGCGGCCAACAAGTTCTACGACGCCGTGCCCGACATGGTGGCCGACACCATGCGCGAGATCTCGAAGATCACGGGCCGCGACTACAAACCCTTCGTCTATTACGGCCATCCCGAGGCCGAACACATCGTCGTGGCCATGGGCTCGGTGACGGAGACCGTCAAGGAGACGATCGACTACCTGTCGAAGCAGGGCCGTAAGGTGGGTCTGGTGACCGTGCACCTCTACCGGCCCTTCTCGGAGAAATATTTCTTCGACGTGCTGCCCGCGAGCGTCAAACGAGTCTGCGTGCTCGACCGCACGAAGGAGCCGGGAGCCGAGGGCGAGCCGCTCTACCTCGACGTGAAGTCCATGTTCTACGGCAAGAAGCTCCAGCCGATGATCGTCGGCGGCCGCTACGGCCTCTCGTCGAAGGACACCACGCCGGCCCAGATTCTGGCCGTCTTCGAGAACCTGGCCGCGGAGGCTCCGAAGGAGCACTTCACGGTGGGCATCACCGACGACGTGACGAACCTCTCGCTTCCGGTGGGCGAGGAGATTTCGCTCGCCAAGCCCGGCACGTTCGAGGCGCTGTTCTTCGGTCTGGGCGCCGACGGCACGGTGGGCGCCAACAAGAACTCGATCAAGATCATCGGCGGTTCGACGAACAAGTACTGCCAGGCCTACTTCTCCTACGACTCGAAGAAGTCGGGCGGCTATACCTCGTCGCACCTGCGTTTCGGCGACCTGCCCATCACGTCGCCCTATCTGGTGACCACGCCCGACTTCGTGGCCTGCCACGTGCCGTCGTACGTGGACAAGTACGACGTGCTGAAGGGCCTGAAGCCCGGCGGCTCGTTCCTGCTCAACTCGGTGCATGACCCCGAGACCACCTGCGCCACGCTGCCCGACCACATGAAGGCTTACCTTGCCAAGAACAGGATCAACTTCTACGTCATCAACGCCACGAAGATCGCCGCCGAGCTGGGGCTGGGTTCGCGCACGAATACGATCATGCAGTCGGCCTTCTTCAAGATCGCGAACGTCATTCCGTTCGAGAAGGCCGTCGAGGAGATGAAGCACGCCATCCTGAAGTCCTACGGCAAGAAGGGCGAGGACATCGTGAACATGAACTACGCGGCCGTGGATGCCGGCGGCAGCGCCGTGGTGAAGGTCGAGGTTCCGGCCGAGTGGGCCGCGATCGAGGACAAGGGCTTCGAGCACGTCTCGAACGCCTCGTATCCCGAGTTCGTCCGCCGGATCGTCGAGCCGATCAACGGTCTGAAGGGCGACCGGCTGCCCGTCTCGGCCTTCGACGGCCGCGAGGACGGCACGTGGGACAACGGCACGGCCGCCTACGAGAAGCGCGGTATCGCCGTGAACGTTCCCGAGTGGCAGATCGCCAACTGTATCCAGTGCAACCAGTGCGCCTATGTCTGCCCGCACGCCGTGATCCGTCCGTTCCTCGCCACGGAGGAGGAGGCCGCCGCTTCGGGCGTGGAGTGGAAGCAGGGCCTGGGCGAGACGAAGGAGTACAAGTTCCGCATCCAGATTTCGCCGCTCGACTGTACGGGCTGCGGCAACTGCGTGGACGTCTGCCCCGCCAAGCAGAAGGCGCTCGTCATGCGTCCGCTCGAGGAGCAGCTCCCGCAGCAGAAGAACTGGGACTACATCACCGGGAACATCGGCTACAAGCAGGTCGTCGATAAGACCAAATCGGTGAAGAACCTGCAATTCGCGCAGCCGCTGTTCGAGTTCTCGGGAGCCTGCGCCGGCTGCGGCGAGACGCCCTACATCAAGGCCATCACGCAGTTGTTCGGCGACAAGATGATGGTCGCCAACGCCACGGGCTGCACCTCGATCTATTCGGGTTCGGCTCCCTCGACGCCTTACTGCACCAACGAGAAGGGGCAGGGGCCGGCCTGGGCCAACTCGCTCTTCGAGGACAACGCCGAGTTCGGTCTGGGTATGCACATCGGTATTGAGAAGCTCCGCGACCGGATCCAGGAGACGATGGAGGCCGCCATCGCCTCGTGCGACAAGTGCTCCGAGGAGTTGAAGGGCGTGATGCGCGAGTGGATCGGGAACCGCGGTTCGTCGGCCCGTTCGGCCGAGGTCACGGCTCGCCTGCTTCCGATGCTGGAGGCCTGCGGCTGCGACTACTGCCGGAAGATTCTCGAGCACAAGGACTGGCTCGTGAAGAAGTCACAGTGGATCATCGGCGGCGACGGCTGGGGCTACGACATCGGCTACGGCGGCGTGGACCACGTGCTGGCGTCGGGTCAGGACGTGAATATCCTGGTGATCGACACCGAGGTTTACTCCAACACCGGCGGACAGTCGTCGAAGGCCACTCCCGTGGGCGCCGTGGCGAAGTTCGCTTCGAGCGGCAAGCGCATCCGCAAGAAGGACCTCGGCGCGATGGCCATGACCTACGGCTATGTCTATGTGGCGCAGGTTTCGATCGGCGCTTCGCAGCAGCAGCTCTTCAACGTGCTCAAGGAGGCCGAGGCCTATCCGGGTCCGTCGCTGGTGATCGCCTATGCGCCGTGTATCAACCACGGCATCAAGGGCGGCATGACGCGCACGCAGACCGTGGGCAAGGAGGCCGTGGCCTGCGGCTACTGGCATCTGTGGCACTACAATCCGCAGCTCGAGGAGGAGGGCAAGAATCCCTTCGTGCTCGACTCGAAGGAGCCGGACTGGACGAAGTTCCGCGAGTTCCTGATGAAGGAGGTGCGCTACACGTCGTTGCAGAAATCCTTCCCGGCCGAGGCCGACGAGTTGTTCGCCGCAGCCGAGGAGAACGCCAAGTGGCGTTACAACGGCTATGTGCGCCGTGCGAAGATGGAGTACTGA